One Campylobacter lari DNA segment encodes these proteins:
- the hemH gene encoding ferrochelatase, producing the protein MKYVFFLNMGGVNKLDECEVFLKNMFNDPYILGIKNVFLRKFVAFMIRKSRLKAMKQNYEKMGGKSPLTQITQSLCDKLNSKTKEYNFDFISLYVSPFANDVFSKYDFQKNDEIILFPLYPHHSKTTVTSSLEVVQNELRNIQNQANVKVIDVFYKDELYNEMIIKHILEKKKECDYKTLIFSAHSLPLSVIKKGDLYEKHVQEHVSILKEKLKNEFDQIILSYQSKLGPVKWLEPNTSDILENLDQKALIYPISFCIDCSETIFELGIEYRHLAKSDYELIACPNDSDEFIEFVLNKTDI; encoded by the coding sequence GTGAAATATGTATTTTTTTTAAATATGGGCGGGGTTAATAAACTTGATGAATGTGAAGTTTTTTTAAAAAATATGTTTAATGATCCTTATATTTTAGGGATAAAAAATGTTTTTTTAAGAAAATTTGTAGCCTTTATGATAAGAAAATCAAGACTAAAAGCTATGAAGCAAAACTATGAAAAAATGGGCGGGAAATCCCCGCTTACTCAAATCACACAAAGTTTATGTGATAAATTAAATTCTAAAACTAAAGAATATAACTTTGATTTTATTAGTCTTTATGTGTCACCCTTTGCAAATGATGTTTTTTCAAAATATGATTTTCAAAAAAATGATGAAATCATTTTATTTCCTTTATATCCTCATCATTCTAAAACCACTGTAACTAGTTCTTTAGAAGTGGTGCAAAATGAGCTAAGAAATATCCAAAATCAAGCTAATGTAAAAGTCATTGATGTTTTTTATAAAGATGAACTTTATAATGAAATGATCATAAAGCATATTTTAGAAAAAAAGAAAGAATGTGATTATAAAACTTTGATTTTTTCTGCTCATTCTTTACCACTTTCAGTGATTAAAAAAGGTGATTTGTATGAAAAACATGTACAAGAGCATGTGAGTATTTTAAAAGAAAAACTTAAAAATGAATTTGATCAAATCATTTTATCCTATCAATCAAAACTAGGTCCAGTAAAATGGCTTGAACCAAATACAAGTGATATTTTAGAAAATTTAGACCAAAAAGCTTTGATTTACCCAATATCTTTTTGTATAGATTGTTCTGAAACGATTTTTGAGCTTGGAATTGAGTATAGACACTTAGCAAAAAGTGATTATGAGCTTATTGCTTGCCCTAATGATAGCGATGAATTTATAGAGTTTGTCTTAAATAAAACAGATATTTAA
- the maf gene encoding septum formation inhibitor Maf, protein MLYLASSSPSRVALLKETNIAFEQIIIDYDESLVKKDNPSSYVQKIVLEKERQFFAKYPDLKNVLFADSIVCAQNIILTKAKSDNEAFNMLNLQSGKSISVLSAMILVLEDKKIFNLSKCDLILNKFDLKDMQEYIESKLYQGKAGAVMCEGFHKKYIKKIIGHQSTALGLNIELLKAFL, encoded by the coding sequence ATGCTTTATTTAGCTTCAAGTTCACCTTCACGCGTTGCTTTATTAAAAGAAACAAATATCGCTTTTGAGCAAATTATTATCGATTATGATGAGAGCTTGGTAAAAAAAGACAATCCAAGCTCTTATGTGCAAAAAATTGTTTTAGAAAAAGAAAGACAGTTTTTTGCAAAATATCCTGACTTAAAAAATGTTTTATTTGCTGATAGCATAGTTTGTGCTCAAAATATCATTCTAACTAAAGCTAAAAGTGACAATGAGGCTTTTAATATGCTCAATTTGCAAAGTGGTAAAAGCATTAGCGTTTTAAGCGCGATGATTTTGGTTTTAGAAGATAAAAAGATTTTTAATCTTAGCAAGTGTGATTTGATTTTGAATAAATTTGATCTAAAAGATATGCAAGAATACATTGAGTCAAAACTTTATCAAGGTAAAGCCGGAGCTGTGATGTGTGAGGGCTTTCATAAAAAATACATTAAAAAAATCATAGGCCATCAAAGTACAGCACTAGGGCTTAATATAGAACTTTTGAAAGCATTTTTATGA
- the alaS gene encoding alanine--tRNA ligase yields MDIRKEYLEFFKSKGHEITPSSPLVPDDATLLFTNAGMVPFKSIFTGEVPRPNPPRKTSCQTCIRAGGKHNDLDNVGYTARHHTFFEMLGNFSFGDYFKEQAIAYAWEFVTEVLKLPKERLYVTVHESDDEAYELWQKHIEKERIYKFGDKDNFWQMGDTGPCGPCSEIFYDQGAEHFNSNEDYMGGDGDRFLEIWNLVFMQYERSADGTLTPLPKPSIDTGMGLERVSAIKEGKFSNFDSSLFMPIIESIAKLCGKTYTYENGASYRVIADHIRSSVFLLAQGVGFDKEGRGYVLRRIMRRALRHGYLLGLKRAFMYELVDVVCELMGEHYTYLNEKKEFIKEQIKLEEERFLSTIENGIEIFNEELKKTKDIFSGEVAFKLYDTYGFPLDLTQDMLREKNLSVDEAKFNELMQEQKDRAKASWKGSGDKAISGDFKVLLEKFGKNTFSGYENYEEKTKIMAILDENFKIITEAKAGDIAWLMLEKTPFYATSGGQSADIGFINENEVLDTQKFFDINLSQVKLKQNLKTNDEVLACIDTKKREQIARHHSATHLLHHALREILGSHISQAGSLVEHNKLRFDFTHPKALNKEELKQIEALVNTYIMQANEAKIEILALDEAKKSGAIALFSEKYQEKVRVLTLGASKELCGGTHVKNSSEIGSFYIIKESGVSAGVRRIEAVVSKAALDYVNENLKELNQAKEELKTHDILSYVAKLKNEIASLKNELKNSSKAELNSKELNGIQYCVQKIDSGDIKTMIDEFKNKFNKAVILLLQEKEGKIIIAAGVKDTSLKAGVLVKEIAQILGGNGGGRDDFATAGGKDTSKIEQALDHARKIIEESLA; encoded by the coding sequence ATGGATATAAGAAAAGAATATTTAGAATTTTTTAAGTCAAAAGGACATGAAATCACTCCTTCGAGCCCTTTAGTTCCTGATGATGCAACTTTACTTTTTACTAATGCAGGTATGGTGCCTTTTAAAAGTATATTTACCGGAGAAGTACCACGCCCTAATCCTCCGCGTAAAACAAGTTGTCAAACTTGTATAAGAGCTGGTGGAAAACATAATGACTTAGACAATGTAGGCTACACAGCAAGACATCATACTTTCTTTGAAATGCTTGGAAATTTTAGTTTTGGAGATTATTTTAAAGAACAAGCCATTGCTTATGCTTGGGAGTTTGTAACTGAAGTTTTAAAACTACCTAAAGAAAGACTATATGTAACTGTACATGAGAGCGATGATGAAGCATATGAACTTTGGCAAAAACATATAGAAAAAGAAAGAATTTATAAATTTGGCGATAAAGATAATTTCTGGCAAATGGGCGATACTGGACCATGCGGGCCTTGTAGTGAAATTTTTTATGATCAAGGTGCTGAGCATTTTAATTCTAATGAAGATTATATGGGTGGTGATGGAGATAGGTTCTTAGAAATTTGGAACCTCGTTTTCATGCAGTATGAAAGAAGTGCTGATGGCACACTTACTCCATTGCCAAAACCTAGTATTGATACAGGCATGGGACTTGAAAGAGTTAGTGCTATAAAAGAAGGAAAATTTAGCAATTTTGATAGTTCTTTGTTTATGCCTATTATTGAGAGTATTGCAAAACTTTGTGGCAAAACTTATACTTATGAAAATGGGGCTAGCTATAGAGTAATCGCTGATCATATTAGATCAAGTGTATTTTTACTTGCTCAAGGAGTTGGTTTTGATAAAGAAGGCAGGGGCTATGTTTTAAGAAGGATTATGCGCCGTGCCTTAAGACATGGATATTTATTAGGTCTTAAAAGAGCTTTTATGTATGAGCTTGTAGATGTAGTGTGCGAGTTAATGGGTGAGCATTATACTTACTTAAATGAAAAAAAAGAATTTATCAAAGAGCAGATTAAACTAGAAGAAGAAAGATTTTTAAGCACCATTGAAAATGGTATAGAAATTTTTAACGAAGAACTTAAAAAAACTAAAGATATTTTTAGTGGTGAAGTAGCTTTTAAACTTTATGATACTTATGGTTTTCCACTTGATTTAACCCAAGATATGCTAAGAGAAAAAAATCTTAGTGTAGATGAGGCTAAATTTAATGAGCTTATGCAAGAACAAAAAGACAGAGCCAAAGCTTCTTGGAAAGGAAGCGGGGATAAAGCAATTAGCGGAGACTTTAAAGTTTTATTAGAAAAATTTGGTAAAAATACTTTTAGTGGTTATGAAAATTATGAAGAAAAAACTAAAATCATGGCCATTTTAGATGAAAATTTTAAAATCATAACCGAAGCAAAGGCAGGAGATATAGCATGGTTAATGCTTGAAAAAACTCCATTTTATGCAACAAGTGGAGGGCAAAGTGCTGATATAGGTTTTATCAATGAAAATGAGGTTTTAGATACACAAAAATTCTTTGATATTAATCTTAGTCAAGTGAAATTAAAACAAAATCTTAAAACAAATGATGAAGTGTTGGCTTGCATAGATACTAAAAAAAGAGAGCAAATCGCAAGACATCATAGTGCGACACATTTATTACACCATGCTTTAAGAGAAATTCTTGGCTCACACATTAGTCAAGCAGGTTCTTTGGTAGAACACAATAAATTAAGATTTGATTTTACTCACCCAAAAGCCCTAAACAAAGAAGAATTAAAACAAATAGAAGCTTTGGTAAATACTTACATCATGCAAGCAAACGAAGCTAAAATTGAAATTTTAGCTTTAGATGAAGCTAAAAAAAGTGGTGCCATAGCTTTATTTAGTGAAAAATATCAAGAAAAAGTAAGAGTTTTAACCCTAGGAGCTAGTAAGGAGCTTTGTGGTGGCACTCATGTGAAAAATAGCTCTGAAATAGGAAGTTTTTACATCATCAAAGAAAGCGGTGTTAGTGCTGGAGTAAGAAGAATAGAAGCAGTGGTAAGCAAAGCTGCACTTGATTATGTTAATGAAAATTTAAAAGAACTAAACCAAGCTAAAGAAGAGTTAAAAACTCATGATATTTTAAGCTATGTAGCAAAATTAAAAAATGAAATAGCTAGTTTAAAAAATGAATTAAAAAATTCGAGCAAAGCAGAATTAAACTCTAAAGAACTAAATGGCATTCAATATTGTGTGCAAAAAATAGACAGTGGCGATATAAAAACCATGATAGATGAGTTTAAAAATAAATTTAACAAAGCTGTGATTTTACTTTTACAAGAAAAAGAAGGCAAAATCATCATCGCAGCAGGTGTTAAAGACACTTCATTAAAAGCTGGTGTTTTGGTAAAAGAAATTGCGCAAATACTTGGTGGAAACGGTGGCGGTAGGGATGATTTTGCAACAGCTGGCGGTAAAGATACAAGCAAAATAGAACAAGCACTTGATCATGCTAGAAAAATCATAGAAGAAAGTCTTGCTTAA
- a CDS encoding DegT/DnrJ/EryC1/StrS family aminotransferase, whose product MPFIDLNAQYNAYKNEIDEAISEVLQSSSFIGGAKLEEFENNLAKYVGIKHAIGCSSGTSALFLALMALGVGRDDEVIVPSFTFIATAEMVALIGAKPVFVDIDFKDYNLSLEKVQSAITPKTKAVIAVSIFGLMPDMFALKELCKSQNIALIEDSAQSFGASQKDIKSCAIADISCTSFFPSKPLGAYGDGGAIFTQDDELAQKIKIYLNHGQVQRYKHKYIGINGRLDTIQAAILNVKLKYLDEEIKKREAIAKVYDENLKNCILPPRKDGFVSAQAQYSVRVKNRENFMQKLQEQGIPTAVHYPLGLHLQEAFDYLAYKKGDLPNTELLSDEILSLPMSAFLKEEHQSRVIEAFK is encoded by the coding sequence ATTCCTTTTATAGACTTAAATGCTCAATATAATGCTTATAAAAATGAAATCGATGAGGCCATTAGTGAAGTTTTACAAAGCAGCTCTTTTATAGGTGGTGCAAAATTAGAAGAATTTGAAAACAATTTAGCTAAATATGTAGGTATTAAACACGCAATAGGTTGTTCAAGTGGTACAAGTGCATTATTTTTAGCCTTGATGGCTTTGGGCGTGGGTAGAGATGATGAGGTAATAGTGCCAAGTTTTACCTTTATAGCTACAGCTGAAATGGTTGCTCTAATCGGTGCTAAGCCTGTTTTTGTGGATATTGATTTTAAAGATTATAATCTTAGTTTAGAAAAAGTTCAAAGTGCTATCACGCCTAAAACTAAAGCTGTAATTGCTGTGAGTATTTTTGGGCTTATGCCTGATATGTTTGCTCTAAAAGAGCTTTGTAAAAGTCAAAATATTGCTTTGATAGAAGATAGTGCGCAAAGTTTTGGAGCTAGTCAAAAAGACATAAAATCATGTGCTATAGCTGATATATCTTGCACAAGCTTTTTCCCATCTAAGCCTTTAGGTGCTTATGGAGATGGTGGAGCGATCTTTACCCAAGATGATGAATTAGCACAAAAAATAAAAATTTATTTAAATCATGGACAAGTGCAAAGATATAAGCATAAATACATCGGTATTAATGGAAGGCTTGATACTATCCAAGCAGCTATTTTAAATGTGAAATTAAAATATTTAGATGAAGAGATTAAAAAAAGAGAAGCAATAGCAAAAGTTTATGATGAAAATTTAAAAAATTGTATTTTACCGCCAAGGAAAGATGGTTTTGTGAGTGCCCAGGCTCAATATAGCGTGCGTGTAAAGAATAGAGAAAATTTCATGCAAAAATTACAAGAGCAAGGCATACCTACTGCTGTGCATTATCCTTTAGGACTTCATTTGCAAGAAGCTTTTGATTATCTTGCTTATAAAAAGGGTGATTTACCAAATACAGAGCTTTTAAGTGATGAAATTTTATCCTTACCTATGAGTGCATTTTTAAAAGAAGAGCACCAATCTAGAGTGATTGAGGCTTTTAAATGA
- a CDS encoding Gfo/Idh/MocA family protein, which produces MKIGLMGLGKMGKNHLRELERNLKVKEIHLYDPFCKDEFKHFLYKNFDDFLKQNLDGVIIATPTHTHLDIALKVFPKIKNVLIEKPLALNVDEILTLNQKARENKVRVGVGFCERFNPAVLTLKEKLLEDEIISINIQRISPYPQRINDVGVLSDLSVHDIDLVRFLSQEQILKANIYKSFHHYKFEDEVMISLKLENILASIHDSWNGQCIIRKITLLGKKHTYELDLKNFELFINTQKIPNLYENSPLYAEHEDFFELLQNGVCKNLASIEDALRVQEILEGV; this is translated from the coding sequence ATGAAAATAGGGCTTATGGGCCTTGGTAAAATGGGTAAAAACCATTTAAGAGAACTTGAGCGTAATTTAAAAGTAAAAGAAATTCATCTTTATGATCCTTTTTGTAAAGATGAATTTAAACACTTTTTGTATAAAAATTTTGATGATTTTTTAAAGCAAAATCTTGATGGTGTTATCATTGCTACGCCTACTCATACGCATTTAGACATAGCTTTGAAAGTTTTTCCTAAAATAAAAAATGTTTTGATAGAAAAGCCTTTGGCATTAAATGTTGATGAAATTTTAACTTTAAATCAAAAAGCTAGAGAAAATAAAGTCAGAGTAGGGGTGGGTTTTTGTGAGAGATTTAATCCTGCTGTTTTAACTTTAAAAGAAAAACTTTTAGAAGATGAGATTATAAGTATTAACATACAAAGAATTTCGCCTTATCCACAAAGAATAAATGATGTAGGTGTTTTAAGTGATCTTAGTGTGCATGATATTGACTTAGTTAGATTTTTAAGTCAAGAGCAAATTTTAAAAGCAAATATTTATAAAAGTTTTCATCATTATAAATTTGAAGATGAGGTAATGATAAGCTTAAAATTAGAAAATATTTTAGCAAGTATTCATGATAGCTGGAATGGACAATGCATTATAAGAAAAATCACACTTTTAGGTAAAAAACATACTTATGAACTTGATCTTAAAAATTTTGAACTTTTTATTAATACGCAAAAAATTCCAAATTTATATGAAAACTCTCCTTTGTATGCTGAGCATGAAGACTTTTTTGAGCTTTTGCAAAATGGGGTTTGTAAAAATTTAGCTAGCATTGAAGATGCTTTGAGAGTGCAAGAAATTTTAGAAGGTGTTTGA